The Micromonospora sediminicola genome contains a region encoding:
- the dnaE gene encoding DNA polymerase III subunit alpha, with the protein MGDSFAHLHVHTEYSMLDGAARLKDLFAEAARLGMPAVAITDHGNMHGANDFYKQAMAAGVKPILGVEAYVAPESRFHKARVKWGRPEQKSDDVSGNGAITHMTMWAANRTGLHNMFRLNSRASMEGHYVKWPRMDMELIAEHAEGIMATTGCPSGAVQTRLRLGQFDEALKVAAAYQDIFGKDNYFLEIMDHGLDIERRVRDGLTEIARKLDIPPVVTNDSHYTHEAQAEAHDVLLCVQTGSNVADPNRFRFEGGGYFVKSADQMRAVDSSELWQQGCRNTLLVAEKVDPTGMFTFHNLMPRFPIPDGETEESWFRKETFAGLKRRFPNGIPEGHVVQAEYELGVIIQMGFPSYFLVVADFIQWAKNQGIAVGPGRGSAAGSLVAYALGITDLDPIPHGLIFERFLNPERVSMPDVDIDFDERRRGEVIKYVTDKWGEDKVAQIATFGTIKAKAAIKDSARVLGFPYAVGDRITKAMPPAVMGKDIPLSGIFDPKHPRYAEAGEIRGLYESDPDVKKVIETAKGIEGLIRQTGVHAAGVIMSAEPIIEHIPLMRRDSDGVIITQFDYPTCESLGLLKMDFLGLRNLTIIDDAVKNIRLNHNLELDLLGLPLDDRQAYELLARGDTLGVFQLDGGPMRSLLRLMKPDNFEDISAVLALYRPGPMGVDSHTNYALRKNGLQEITPIHPELEEPLREILAPTYGLIVYQEQVQRAAQILAGYTLGQADLLRRAMGKKKKEILDKEFIPFRDGCRERGYSDEAIQAVWDVLVPFAGYAFNKAHSAAYGLVSYWTAYLKAHYPAEYMAALLTSVGDDKDKMAMYLSECRRMRIQVLPPDVNTSAGPFTPVGKEIRFGLGAVRNVGANVVASIMRCRDEKGDYTDFYDFLSKVDAVVCNKKTIESLIKAGAFDSLNHPRKGLLAVHADAIDAYADVKRKEAVGQYDLFGAGFGDADTGGSTTVMPVIGEGEWDKRDKLAFEREMLGLYVSDHPLFGLEHVLGAAADTTIAALSEEGTVPDGAVVTLAGILSGVQRRVTKQGRAWASATLEDLAGGVETLFFPNTYEVIGQYIAEDAIVVVKGRVDRRDDTPRIMAMDMSMPDVTSNPANKPVTLTIPVHRCTPPLVERLKETLVLHPGDCEVHVKLLNGGKVTTLRLGPFRVAPTTALMGDLKSVLGPANVS; encoded by the coding sequence ATGGGCGATTCGTTCGCGCATCTGCACGTACACACCGAGTACTCGATGCTCGACGGGGCGGCCCGGCTCAAGGACCTATTCGCCGAGGCGGCGCGGCTCGGCATGCCGGCGGTGGCGATCACCGACCACGGCAACATGCACGGCGCGAACGACTTCTACAAGCAGGCCATGGCCGCCGGGGTCAAGCCCATCCTCGGCGTCGAGGCGTACGTGGCGCCGGAGTCGCGCTTCCACAAGGCACGGGTCAAGTGGGGACGCCCCGAGCAGAAGAGCGACGACGTCTCCGGCAACGGCGCCATCACCCACATGACCATGTGGGCGGCGAACCGCACCGGCCTGCACAACATGTTCCGGCTCAACTCCCGCGCCTCCATGGAGGGCCACTACGTCAAGTGGCCCCGGATGGACATGGAGCTGATCGCCGAGCACGCCGAGGGCATCATGGCCACCACCGGCTGCCCGTCCGGCGCGGTGCAGACCCGGCTGCGGCTCGGCCAGTTCGACGAGGCGCTCAAGGTCGCCGCCGCCTACCAGGACATCTTCGGCAAGGACAACTACTTCCTGGAGATCATGGACCACGGCCTCGACATCGAGCGCCGGGTCCGCGACGGGCTCACCGAGATCGCCCGCAAGCTCGACATCCCGCCGGTGGTCACCAACGACTCGCACTACACCCACGAGGCCCAGGCCGAGGCGCACGACGTGCTGCTGTGCGTGCAGACCGGCAGCAACGTGGCCGACCCGAACCGGTTCCGGTTCGAGGGCGGCGGCTACTTCGTCAAGTCCGCCGACCAGATGCGCGCGGTCGACTCCTCCGAGCTGTGGCAGCAGGGCTGCCGCAACACGCTGCTGGTGGCCGAGAAGGTCGACCCCACCGGCATGTTCACCTTCCACAACCTGATGCCACGGTTCCCGATCCCCGACGGCGAGACCGAGGAGTCCTGGTTCCGCAAGGAGACGTTCGCCGGGCTCAAGCGCCGCTTCCCGAACGGCATCCCGGAGGGCCACGTCGTCCAGGCCGAGTACGAGCTGGGCGTCATCATCCAGATGGGCTTCCCGTCCTACTTCCTCGTGGTCGCCGACTTCATCCAGTGGGCCAAGAACCAGGGCATCGCGGTCGGCCCGGGCCGTGGCTCGGCCGCCGGCTCGCTGGTCGCGTACGCGCTGGGCATCACCGACCTGGACCCGATCCCGCACGGCCTGATCTTCGAGCGGTTCCTCAACCCCGAGCGCGTCTCGATGCCGGATGTCGACATCGACTTCGACGAGCGCCGGCGCGGTGAGGTCATCAAGTACGTGACCGACAAGTGGGGCGAGGACAAGGTCGCGCAGATCGCCACGTTCGGCACGATCAAGGCGAAGGCCGCGATCAAGGACTCGGCCCGCGTGCTGGGTTTCCCGTACGCGGTCGGCGACCGGATCACCAAGGCCATGCCCCCGGCGGTGATGGGCAAGGACATCCCGCTGTCCGGCATCTTCGACCCGAAGCACCCGCGCTACGCCGAGGCGGGCGAGATCCGGGGCCTCTACGAGTCCGACCCGGACGTCAAGAAGGTGATCGAGACCGCGAAGGGCATCGAGGGCCTGATCCGGCAGACCGGCGTGCACGCGGCCGGCGTCATCATGTCCGCCGAGCCGATCATCGAGCACATCCCGCTGATGCGGCGTGACTCCGACGGCGTCATCATCACGCAGTTCGACTACCCGACCTGCGAGTCGCTCGGGCTGCTGAAGATGGACTTCCTCGGCCTGCGCAACCTGACGATCATCGACGACGCGGTGAAGAACATCCGGCTCAACCACAACCTGGAGCTGGACCTGCTGGGTCTGCCGCTGGACGACCGGCAGGCGTACGAGCTGCTCGCCCGCGGTGACACGCTGGGCGTCTTCCAGCTCGACGGCGGGCCGATGCGCTCGCTGCTGCGGCTGATGAAGCCGGACAACTTCGAGGACATCTCGGCCGTGCTGGCGCTCTACCGCCCCGGCCCGATGGGCGTCGACTCGCACACCAACTACGCGCTGCGCAAGAACGGCCTCCAGGAGATCACCCCGATCCACCCGGAGCTGGAGGAGCCGCTGCGCGAGATCCTCGCCCCGACCTACGGCCTGATCGTCTACCAGGAGCAGGTGCAGCGCGCCGCGCAGATCCTCGCCGGCTACACGCTCGGCCAGGCGGACCTGCTGCGCCGGGCGATGGGCAAGAAGAAGAAGGAGATCCTGGACAAGGAGTTCATCCCGTTCCGGGACGGCTGCCGCGAGCGCGGCTACTCCGACGAGGCCATCCAGGCGGTGTGGGACGTGCTCGTCCCGTTCGCCGGCTACGCGTTCAACAAGGCCCACTCCGCCGCGTACGGCCTGGTCTCCTACTGGACCGCCTACCTGAAGGCGCACTACCCCGCCGAGTACATGGCCGCGTTGCTCACCTCCGTCGGTGACGACAAGGACAAGATGGCCATGTACCTGTCCGAGTGCCGCCGGATGCGCATCCAGGTCCTCCCGCCGGACGTGAACACCTCGGCCGGCCCGTTCACCCCGGTCGGCAAGGAGATCCGCTTCGGTCTCGGCGCGGTGCGCAACGTCGGCGCGAACGTGGTCGCCTCGATCATGCGGTGCCGCGACGAGAAGGGCGACTACACCGACTTCTACGACTTCCTGTCCAAGGTGGACGCGGTGGTCTGCAACAAGAAGACCATCGAATCGCTGATCAAGGCCGGCGCGTTCGACTCGCTCAACCACCCCCGCAAGGGCCTGCTGGCGGTGCACGCCGACGCCATCGACGCGTACGCCGACGTCAAGCGCAAGGAGGCGGTCGGCCAGTACGACCTGTTCGGCGCCGGCTTCGGCGACGCGGACACCGGCGGCAGCACGACCGTCATGCCGGTCATCGGCGAGGGGGAGTGGGACAAGCGCGACAAGCTCGCCTTCGAACGCGAGATGCTCGGCCTCTACGTCTCCGACCACCCGTTGTTCGGCCTGGAGCACGTGCTCGGCGCCGCCGCGGACACCACCATCGCCGCGCTCTCCGAGGAGGGCACCGTGCCCGACGGCGCGGTCGTCACCCTCGCCGGCATCCTCTCCGGCGTGCAGCGCCGGGTCACCAAGCAGGGCCGGGCCTGGGCCTCGGCCACTCTGGAGGACCTGGCCGGCGGCGTGGAGACGCTGTTCTTCCCGAACACCTACGAGGTGATCGGGCAATACATCGCCGAGGACGCCATCGTGGTGGTCAAGGGCCGGGTGGACCGGCGCGACGACACCCCCCGGATCATGGCGATGGACATGTCCATGCCGGACGTCACCAGCAACCCGGCGAACAAGCCGGTCACCCTGACCATTCCGGTGCACCGCTGCACCCCGCCGCTGGTCGAGCGGCTGAAGGAGACGCTGGTGCTGCACCCGGGCGACTGCGAGGTGCACGTCAAGCTGCTCAACGGCGGCAAGGTCACCACGCTGCGCCTCGGCCCGTTCCGGGTCGCGCCGACCACCGCCCTGATGGGCGACCTGAAGAGCGTGCTGGGCCCGGCCAACGTGAGCTGA
- a CDS encoding PadR family transcriptional regulator, producing MVTDEVLRTHLQELRRGTIVVASLVALRRPDYGYALLQRLAAHGFAVDANTLYPLLRRLEEQGLLTSEWNTEESRPRKFYRTSDDGETVLGRLLDDLTAVQTSVTQLIEGVGR from the coding sequence ATGGTCACCGACGAGGTCCTCCGGACCCACCTCCAGGAGCTGCGACGCGGCACGATCGTGGTGGCCAGCCTGGTCGCCCTGCGCCGCCCCGACTACGGCTACGCCCTGCTGCAACGGTTGGCCGCGCACGGCTTCGCGGTCGACGCCAACACGCTCTACCCGCTGCTGCGCCGGCTCGAGGAACAGGGCCTGCTGACCAGCGAGTGGAACACCGAGGAGAGCCGGCCGCGCAAGTTCTACCGCACCAGCGACGACGGCGAGACGGTGCTGGGCCGCCTGCTCGACGACCTGACCGCGGTCCAGACGTCCGTCACCCAGCTGATCGAAGGAGTAGGGCGATGA
- a CDS encoding response regulator, with protein sequence MTGPAPDGPVRVLLVDDQHLVRSGFRIILEVEDDIEVVGEAADGERAVAMAAALRPDVVLMDVEMPVLDGLAATRRITDDATGDGPAVLILTTFDRDDYLFAALRAGASGFLLKNGTPEDLVEAVRVVARGEGLIAPALTRRVISTFARPGAAPPDPRHDAATAELTPREREVLALVARGASNAEVAAVLHVGEATVKTHVSRVLAKLGLRDRVQAVIFAYEHGIVRPGG encoded by the coding sequence GTGACCGGGCCGGCGCCGGACGGGCCGGTCCGGGTCCTGCTCGTCGACGACCAGCACCTGGTCCGCAGCGGCTTCCGCATCATCCTCGAGGTGGAGGACGACATCGAGGTGGTCGGGGAGGCCGCCGACGGGGAGCGGGCGGTGGCGATGGCCGCCGCGCTGCGACCGGACGTGGTGCTGATGGACGTGGAGATGCCGGTGCTCGACGGGCTGGCGGCGACCCGCCGGATCACCGACGATGCCACCGGCGACGGCCCGGCCGTGTTGATCCTCACCACCTTCGACCGCGACGACTACCTCTTCGCGGCGCTGCGCGCCGGGGCGAGCGGCTTCCTGCTCAAGAACGGCACCCCGGAGGATCTGGTCGAGGCGGTCCGGGTGGTGGCGCGCGGGGAGGGACTGATCGCGCCCGCGCTCACCCGCCGGGTGATCTCCACCTTCGCCCGTCCCGGTGCCGCGCCGCCCGACCCTCGGCACGACGCCGCGACGGCGGAACTGACCCCCCGGGAGCGTGAGGTGCTGGCGCTGGTGGCGCGGGGCGCCAGCAACGCGGAGGTCGCCGCCGTCCTGCACGTCGGCGAGGCGACCGTGAAGACCCACGTGAGCCGGGTGCTGGCCAAGCTGGGACTACGGGACCGGGTCCAGGCGGTGATCTTCGCGTACGAGCACGGCATCGTGCGGCCCGGCGGCTGA
- a CDS encoding sensor histidine kinase, with product MSTATTTGWRRPGPTAEQLRTDLWIGLGVTVLALFELTLARSTGAFLLGLPPSLAEQIFWTAAATAPLALRRRWPTAVAVFISIAFIAGQARAVPLSQLPSGALFAALYTLGAWGTDRRLAGRVRVAIIGAMFGWLGLSLALRADQLSASAFDGAAGPVPPVLAAVINGVLYNVLFFAFAYYSGQTAWVAARRRHELREQAEQLRRSQEEARERAVMGERVRIARELHDVVAHHVSVMGVQAAACRRVFDRDPDKARTALTAIEETARTSVDELRRMLGVLRDPSVTSGAGPTDTAGIEQVAALVDRARETGLRTRLGVYGDPTPLPRSVSQAAYRIVQEAVTNVVKHASATSLDVRIRYLDRELEVDVSDDGRGGGPGGGGGLGLIGMRERATAHGGELEAGPRAGGGFRVRARLPLAPETAGRAA from the coding sequence GTGAGCACCGCGACCACCACCGGCTGGCGACGGCCGGGTCCCACCGCCGAGCAGCTCCGCACCGACCTCTGGATCGGCCTCGGAGTCACCGTGCTGGCCCTGTTCGAGCTGACCCTCGCCCGCAGCACCGGGGCGTTCCTGCTCGGTCTGCCGCCGAGCCTGGCCGAACAGATCTTCTGGACGGCGGCGGCGACCGCGCCGCTGGCCCTGCGCCGACGGTGGCCCACCGCGGTCGCGGTGTTCATCTCGATCGCCTTCATCGCCGGGCAGGCCCGGGCGGTCCCGCTGTCCCAGCTCCCGTCGGGGGCGCTCTTCGCCGCGCTCTACACCCTCGGCGCCTGGGGCACCGACCGGCGACTGGCCGGGCGGGTCCGGGTCGCCATCATCGGCGCGATGTTCGGCTGGCTGGGACTGTCGCTCGCGCTGCGCGCCGACCAGCTCTCGGCGAGCGCCTTCGACGGCGCCGCCGGCCCGGTGCCGCCGGTGCTCGCGGCCGTCATCAACGGCGTTCTGTACAACGTCCTGTTCTTCGCCTTCGCCTACTACTCCGGCCAGACCGCCTGGGTGGCCGCGCGCCGCCGGCACGAGCTGCGGGAGCAGGCCGAGCAGCTGCGCCGCTCGCAGGAGGAGGCGCGCGAGCGGGCGGTGATGGGGGAACGGGTCCGCATCGCCCGGGAGCTGCACGACGTGGTCGCCCACCACGTGTCGGTCATGGGCGTGCAGGCCGCCGCGTGCCGGCGGGTGTTCGACCGCGACCCGGACAAGGCGCGTACCGCGCTGACCGCCATCGAGGAGACGGCCCGCACCTCGGTGGACGAGCTGCGCCGGATGCTCGGCGTGCTGCGGGACCCGAGCGTCACGTCCGGCGCCGGGCCCACCGACACCGCCGGCATCGAGCAGGTCGCCGCGCTGGTCGACCGGGCCCGCGAGACCGGGCTGCGGACCCGGCTCGGGGTGTACGGCGACCCGACGCCGCTGCCCCGCTCGGTGTCCCAGGCGGCGTACCGGATCGTGCAGGAGGCGGTGACGAACGTGGTCAAGCACGCGTCCGCCACGTCGCTGGACGTGCGGATCCGCTACCTCGACCGGGAGCTGGAGGTCGACGTGAGCGACGACGGGCGCGGCGGAGGGCCCGGCGGTGGGGGTGGACTCGGCCTGATCGGCATGCGTGAGCGGGCCACCGCGCACGGCGGTGAGCTGGAGGCCGGGCCGAGGGCCGGTGGCGGCTTCCGGGTGCGGGCCCGTCTGCCGCTGGCCCCCGAGACGGCCGGGCGAGCGGCGTGA
- a CDS encoding permease prefix domain 1-containing protein yields MSSLTDRYLAATLRTVPAPRRAELAEELRASIADMIDDRTAGGQDHASAEREVLTEMGNPEQLAARYSDRTLQLIGPRYYLLWWRVLRMLLTWIPAIVGVVTGVVKATVGGEPGAAIGAGIASALQTAVQIAFWVTLSFAVLERTRTPLGLPEWTVDQLPEETHDRQISQPDSVASVVFLLGTVGVLVGQHFQHWASGDGSRLPVLDPALWSFWLPALIVVLLATVGLEIAKYRSGRWTWPLVAVNALLNLAFAAPVVWLLLTDRMLNPDLVERFAWLREGGADDVARIAVVVTVVIAVWDVIDSAVKAVRARR; encoded by the coding sequence ATGAGTTCCCTGACCGACCGCTACCTCGCGGCCACCCTGCGCACCGTGCCGGCCCCGCGCCGCGCCGAGCTCGCCGAGGAGCTGCGCGCCTCCATCGCCGACATGATCGACGACCGGACCGCCGGCGGGCAGGACCACGCCTCCGCCGAGCGCGAGGTGCTCACCGAGATGGGCAACCCCGAGCAGCTCGCGGCCCGCTACAGCGACCGCACGCTCCAGCTCATCGGCCCGCGCTACTACCTGCTCTGGTGGCGGGTGCTGCGGATGCTGCTCACCTGGATCCCGGCGATCGTCGGCGTGGTCACCGGCGTGGTCAAGGCGACGGTCGGCGGCGAACCGGGCGCGGCGATCGGCGCCGGCATCGCCAGCGCGTTGCAGACGGCCGTGCAGATCGCGTTCTGGGTCACGCTGTCCTTCGCCGTCCTGGAGCGCACCCGGACCCCGCTGGGCCTGCCCGAGTGGACCGTCGACCAACTCCCGGAGGAGACCCACGACCGGCAGATCAGCCAGCCGGACAGCGTGGCGTCCGTGGTGTTCCTGCTCGGCACGGTCGGCGTCCTCGTCGGGCAGCACTTCCAGCACTGGGCCAGCGGCGACGGCTCCCGGCTGCCGGTGCTCGACCCGGCGCTCTGGAGCTTCTGGCTCCCGGCGCTGATCGTGGTGCTGCTGGCCACCGTCGGTCTGGAGATCGCGAAGTACCGGTCGGGCCGGTGGACCTGGCCGCTGGTCGCGGTCAACGCGCTGCTCAACCTGGCGTTCGCGGCGCCGGTGGTGTGGCTGCTGCTGACCGACCGGATGCTCAACCCGGACCTGGTCGAGCGGTTCGCCTGGCTCCGCGAGGGCGGGGCGGACGACGTCGCCCGGATCGCCGTGGTGGTCACCGTGGTCATCGCGGTCTGGGACGTGATCGACAGCGCGGTCAAGGCGGTTCGCGCCCGCCGCTGA
- a CDS encoding ATP-binding protein, producing the protein MARRQWSIAGQLFALQAVVVTLLVLAGAGGAVWLARNDSHQAAEDEVLAVAQAVARSPSVRAALTAPDPSATLQPYAEATRVATGTDFVVVMAPDRTRYSHPTAELIGRPFIGDIGPALAGEALTVTNVGTLGESVRAVVPVYGDDDHVIGLVSVGITTRAINRKLLAQAPVLFGAAVPALALAATGSWLLSRRLRRQTHGLGPAQMTRMYEYYDAVLHSVREGLLVLTRDRRVALVNDEGRRLLGLADDAAVTDRPVAAIDLPPAVAELLAAGRDAHDEPVLAGDRVLVANQRTTRFEGAVLGTVLTLRDQTELRNLASELDSVRALTEALQAQTHESANRLHTVLTLVELGRTDEAVRLATRDLALAQQLTDRVVGAVTEPALAALLLGKSARAGERGVDLVIEPDCRLDGSPLPGTDLITVVGNLVDNALDAVAGSPPPRRVRVFVGAGDDELTVRVGDSGPGLAPERVADAFRRGWSTKSAGRGLGLALVGQVVRRHGGTADVTRTDDGETVFTVRLPLPRRDAR; encoded by the coding sequence ATGGCGCGGCGGCAGTGGAGCATCGCGGGGCAGCTGTTCGCCCTCCAGGCGGTGGTGGTGACGCTGCTCGTCCTGGCCGGCGCCGGCGGCGCGGTCTGGCTCGCCCGCAACGACTCCCACCAGGCCGCCGAGGACGAGGTGCTGGCCGTGGCCCAGGCCGTGGCCCGCTCCCCCAGCGTTCGCGCGGCCCTCACCGCCCCCGACCCGTCGGCCACGCTCCAGCCGTACGCGGAGGCGACGCGGGTGGCCACCGGAACGGACTTCGTGGTGGTGATGGCCCCGGACCGGACCCGCTACTCGCACCCGACCGCCGAGCTGATCGGTCGGCCGTTCATCGGCGACATCGGCCCGGCGCTGGCCGGCGAGGCGTTAACCGTGACCAACGTCGGCACGCTCGGTGAGTCGGTGCGCGCGGTCGTCCCGGTGTACGGGGACGACGACCACGTCATCGGGCTGGTCTCGGTCGGCATCACCACCCGGGCGATCAACCGGAAGCTGCTCGCCCAGGCCCCGGTGCTGTTCGGCGCGGCCGTACCGGCGCTGGCGCTGGCGGCCACCGGCTCCTGGCTGCTCAGCCGGCGGCTGCGCCGGCAGACCCACGGACTCGGCCCGGCCCAGATGACCCGGATGTACGAGTACTACGACGCTGTCCTGCACTCCGTACGCGAAGGGTTGCTGGTGCTGACCCGGGACCGGCGGGTGGCGCTGGTCAACGACGAGGGGCGGCGGCTGCTCGGGCTGGCCGACGACGCGGCGGTGACCGACCGGCCGGTGGCCGCGATCGACCTGCCGCCGGCGGTGGCCGAGCTGCTGGCCGCCGGCCGGGACGCGCACGACGAGCCGGTCCTGGCCGGCGACCGGGTGCTGGTGGCCAACCAGCGGACCACCCGCTTCGAGGGGGCGGTGCTCGGGACCGTGCTGACCCTGCGCGACCAGACCGAGCTGCGCAACCTGGCCAGCGAGCTGGACTCGGTACGCGCGTTGACCGAGGCGTTGCAGGCGCAGACCCACGAGTCGGCGAACCGGCTGCACACCGTGCTGACGCTGGTGGAGCTGGGCCGCACCGACGAGGCGGTCCGGCTGGCCACCCGCGACCTGGCGCTCGCCCAGCAGCTCACCGACCGGGTGGTCGGCGCGGTGACCGAACCGGCCCTGGCCGCGCTGCTGCTCGGCAAGTCGGCGCGGGCCGGCGAGCGCGGCGTGGACCTGGTGATCGAGCCGGACTGCCGGCTCGACGGCAGCCCGCTGCCCGGCACGGATCTGATCACCGTGGTCGGCAACCTGGTCGACAACGCGCTCGACGCGGTGGCCGGCAGCCCGCCGCCGCGCCGGGTCCGGGTCTTCGTCGGCGCCGGTGACGACGAGTTGACCGTACGCGTCGGTGACAGCGGCCCCGGCCTCGCGCCGGAGCGGGTGGCGGACGCGTTCCGGCGCGGCTGGTCGACCAAGAGCGCCGGCCGAGGGCTCGGGCTCGCCCTGGTGGGGCAGGTGGTCCGCCGACACGGCGGCACGGCCGACGTGACCCGCACCGACGACGGCGAAACGGTCTTCACGGTCCGGCTGCCGCTGCCCCGGAGGGACGCCCGGTGA
- a CDS encoding response regulator produces MSDVRVLVVEDEPVLAEAHKAYTERVPGFVVVGVAHTGREAMAALRPGGGADVDLVLLDFRLPDLHGLEVCRALRASGSGTDVLAVTSARDLAAVRTAVSLGVTHYLLKPFTFAAFRDKLERYAEYRRHALAEGEVAAQHEVDRMFATLRGAAAHTLPKGLDEQTLNTVLAALGAQGRSATEVGARTGISRVTARRYLEYLVSVERAARTPRYGTPGRPEMEYRPT; encoded by the coding sequence GTGAGCGACGTCCGGGTGCTGGTGGTGGAGGACGAGCCGGTGCTGGCCGAGGCGCACAAGGCGTACACCGAGCGGGTGCCGGGCTTCGTGGTGGTCGGCGTCGCGCACACCGGCCGGGAGGCGATGGCGGCGCTGCGGCCCGGCGGGGGTGCGGACGTCGACCTGGTGCTGCTCGACTTCCGCCTGCCCGACCTGCACGGGCTGGAGGTGTGCCGGGCGTTGCGGGCGTCCGGCAGCGGCACCGACGTGCTGGCGGTGACGTCGGCGCGGGACCTGGCGGCGGTGCGGACCGCGGTCTCCCTCGGGGTCACCCACTACCTGCTCAAGCCGTTCACCTTCGCCGCGTTCCGCGACAAGCTGGAGCGGTACGCGGAGTACCGGCGGCACGCGCTGGCCGAGGGCGAGGTGGCCGCGCAGCACGAGGTGGACCGGATGTTCGCCACGTTGCGCGGCGCGGCGGCGCACACGCTGCCGAAGGGGCTGGACGAGCAGACCCTGAACACGGTGCTGGCGGCGCTCGGCGCGCAGGGCCGCTCCGCGACAGAGGTGGGCGCGCGTACCGGGATCTCCCGGGTGACCGCGCGACGCTACCTGGAGTATCTGGTGTCGGTGGAGCGCGCGGCCCGCACACCCCGGTACGGGACGCCGGGCCGGCCGGAGATGGAGTATCGGCCGACCTGA
- a CDS encoding GNAT family N-acetyltransferase, whose protein sequence is MLVPDLPLRTGRLVLRAFTTADLAVVRDYRGRPEVTRFLYQEPYDDESVRPAIDRMVRRTALRAPGDVLQLAVTLPDTGVVVGDVLLNWTSGEHRQGEIGYAAHPDHTGRGYVTEAARELLRLGFDGLGLHRIVGRLDARNTASARVLERLGMRREAHLRENEFVKGEWTDEAVYALLAREWRATA, encoded by the coding sequence GTGCTCGTACCCGATCTGCCGCTGCGCACCGGGCGCCTGGTGCTGCGCGCCTTCACCACGGCCGACCTGGCCGTCGTCCGGGACTACCGGGGCCGCCCGGAGGTCACCCGCTTTCTCTACCAGGAGCCCTACGACGACGAGTCGGTGCGGCCGGCGATCGACCGGATGGTCCGCCGGACCGCGTTGCGGGCGCCGGGCGACGTGCTCCAGTTGGCGGTGACGCTGCCCGACACCGGCGTGGTCGTCGGGGACGTGCTGCTGAACTGGACCAGCGGCGAGCACCGGCAGGGCGAGATCGGCTACGCGGCCCACCCGGACCACACCGGTCGGGGGTACGTCACCGAGGCGGCCCGGGAGCTGCTGCGACTCGGCTTCGACGGGTTGGGCCTGCACCGGATCGTCGGTCGGCTGGACGCCCGCAACACGGCCTCCGCCCGGGTGCTGGAGCGGTTGGGCATGCGGCGCGAGGCGCACCTGCGGGAGAACGAGTTCGTCAAGGGGGAGTGGACCGACGAGGCGGTCTACGCCCTGCTGGCACGGGAGTGGCGCGCGACGGCCTGA